One window of Microcoleus vaginatus PCC 9802 genomic DNA carries:
- a CDS encoding helicase: MDFSQLKRPTRNVKPLDPIAIFERRPSLPNTPNDLWRGQTEALSEWHKNRAASDVFIALNTGAGKTLVGLLIAQSLVNEGVENVTYLCGTNDLVFQTYREAEKFRGTINCTLRISGNFTNSLFETGKGFCITNYDSLFNGLSILQRNHFPGAVIFDDAHVAERMIRQSFTLKITASSHSELFKEITNLFKPHFKEVGKLASFEDIIDNPFQSSIMASPSAIKEKSGRLYTLLVDSGIKNDNNLKYPFNHLKDNLVHCAVVFDYGTVEIAPPFLPLFSLPVFSRNVRRLYLSASLNYKSDIARAFGRIPDISIEPKNDAGNGERLVLFAEELSKKKVDTEFVKSLSEKHKVLIAVPSYPQAKTWEAVGTPPTSTNFSEKLQEFREASSGTFVLVSRVDGIDLPHDTCRIMILDELPKGASLLEQFQWDVLDMKNFRAAKVSNQIIQLFGRINRGRNDYGAFVINGKTLSNWLNTDRKLALLPELLRKQIRLGAELHKQKKLSDTSQFIEVIDSVLSRNQSWIDYYGESIDEMDLDAEAAERTQQIEERMTQAALAEVKFMSFVWERDYVAARQAIETVIQETLRADTKLSGWHNLWLGMCLESEEDYEAAQEEYSRARQRLGNQIIVSKVVGSDSEKLADTASLTTDFERDIDLIVGRSSPEKYQKTLQRLRSSVMGLDEPNVSVPQQEEAVRALGECLGLASTRPDNDDGTGPDVLWIDETSHKCLAFELKTDKSSNPIYYKKEVGQGHDHLEWVRQNYPNYLCLGLVYVGADGKRDKAANPSPEMYLCDLSVLATVKNQLVAGIEDLRTVIPTRRASKVKEFCAESQWKLEGLASRVKVKSMQSLEVSS, translated from the coding sequence TATCGCCCTCAACACAGGTGCAGGAAAAACACTGGTTGGATTGCTGATAGCCCAAAGTTTAGTGAATGAAGGTGTAGAAAATGTTACTTATCTTTGTGGAACGAACGATCTTGTTTTTCAAACCTATCGAGAAGCGGAAAAATTTCGAGGAACAATAAACTGCACATTACGAATTAGTGGCAACTTCACTAACTCACTTTTTGAAACAGGAAAGGGATTTTGTATCACGAATTATGACAGTTTATTCAATGGATTAAGCATTTTACAGCGCAACCACTTTCCAGGAGCAGTGATTTTTGACGACGCTCATGTTGCTGAGCGGATGATTCGACAATCGTTTACATTGAAAATTACAGCATCAAGCCACTCAGAGCTATTCAAAGAAATTACAAATCTATTTAAGCCACATTTTAAAGAAGTGGGTAAATTGGCTTCTTTTGAGGACATTATTGACAATCCCTTTCAATCCTCAATTATGGCAAGTCCAAGTGCTATAAAAGAAAAATCGGGACGGCTCTACACTTTACTAGTTGATTCAGGCATCAAGAATGACAATAACCTCAAGTATCCATTCAATCACCTGAAAGACAACTTGGTACATTGTGCTGTTGTCTTTGATTATGGAACAGTAGAAATTGCACCACCATTTTTACCTCTCTTCAGCCTCCCAGTATTTTCAAGAAATGTCCGAAGGTTGTATCTTTCTGCAAGTCTAAACTACAAATCTGATATTGCTAGAGCTTTCGGTCGAATTCCTGACATTTCTATTGAGCCTAAAAATGATGCTGGTAATGGAGAACGATTAGTCTTATTTGCAGAGGAACTTTCTAAAAAGAAGGTTGATACTGAGTTTGTCAAATCCTTATCAGAGAAACATAAAGTTCTCATTGCTGTTCCATCTTATCCTCAAGCTAAGACATGGGAAGCAGTTGGTACTCCACCCACTTCAACGAATTTTAGTGAAAAGCTTCAGGAATTTCGCGAGGCTTCATCTGGCACCTTTGTCCTGGTATCTAGAGTAGATGGCATTGATCTTCCTCATGACACCTGCCGCATCATGATTTTAGATGAGTTGCCGAAGGGCGCTTCTCTATTGGAGCAATTCCAATGGGACGTTTTGGACATGAAAAATTTTCGTGCGGCTAAGGTTAGCAACCAAATCATTCAACTGTTTGGACGTATTAATCGTGGACGCAACGATTACGGGGCTTTCGTCATCAACGGTAAAACACTCAGCAACTGGTTAAATACTGATCGTAAGCTCGCACTATTACCAGAGCTATTGAGGAAGCAAATTCGCTTGGGAGCTGAGCTTCATAAGCAAAAAAAATTATCGGATACATCTCAATTTATTGAAGTAATTGATTCAGTTTTAAGTCGAAATCAATCTTGGATTGACTACTATGGCGAGAGCATTGATGAGATGGATTTAGATGCTGAAGCTGCTGAACGAACTCAACAAATTGAAGAACGAATGACACAAGCTGCTCTAGCTGAAGTGAAATTCATGAGCTTTGTGTGGGAGAGAGATTATGTAGCTGCTCGTCAAGCTATTGAAACGGTAATTCAAGAGACACTGCGAGCCGATACAAAGCTTTCAGGTTGGCACAACCTTTGGCTGGGGATGTGTCTAGAAAGTGAAGAAGATTATGAGGCGGCTCAAGAAGAATACTCTCGTGCTCGTCAACGGCTTGGAAATCAAATCATCGTGTCTAAGGTTGTTGGTAGTGACTCTGAAAAACTAGCTGATACTGCATCTTTAACCACAGACTTTGAACGAGACATTGATTTAATTGTGGGACGTAGTTCACCAGAAAAATACCAAAAAACTTTGCAACGCCTTCGTAGTTCTGTAATGGGGCTTGACGAACCCAACGTCTCTGTTCCGCAACAAGAAGAAGCTGTTCGTGCATTGGGTGAATGTCTAGGGTTAGCGTCTACTCGTCCAGATAATGATGACGGAACTGGACCTGATGTGTTGTGGATTGATGAAACATCTCATAAATGTCTTGCCTTTGAACTAAAGACTGATAAAAGCTCAAATCCAATCTATTACAAAAAGGAGGTTGGGCAAGGACATGATCATCTGGAGTGGGTTCGACAAAATTATCCAAATTACTTGTGCTTAGGTCTAGTTTATGTTGGAGCAGATGGCAAAAGAGATAAAGCTGCCAATCCATCTCCGGAAATGTATTTGTGTGATTTGTCGGTCTTAGCGACTGTCAAAAATCAACTGGTTGCAGGAATTGAAGATTTACGGACAGTGATACCAACCCGGCGTGCAAGCAAAGTAAAAGAGTTTTGTGCGGAGTCGCAATGGAAACTTGAAGGTCTTGCCTCAAGGGTCAAGGTGAAATCTATGCAATCTCTTGAAGTATCAAGCTGA
- a CDS encoding HNH endonuclease, whose protein sequence is MAISEQVRARVRAQAQNRCGYCRSLQMYVLGILEIEHIIPKAIGGSDEEENLWLACSLCNNYKGTQADAFDLVTQKHVKLFNPRTQQWSQNFAWSEDATEIIGLTDCGGATVTAIQLNNNIAVSVRRQWVSAGWHPPTDISP, encoded by the coding sequence ATGGCAATTTCTGAACAAGTTAGAGCCAGAGTTCGCGCACAAGCTCAAAATCGGTGCGGTTATTGTCGCAGTTTACAAATGTATGTTTTGGGAATACTGGAAATTGAGCATATTATTCCTAAAGCGATTGGCGGTAGTGACGAGGAAGAAAATCTCTGGCTGGCTTGTAGTCTGTGCAATAATTACAAAGGAACCCAAGCTGACGCATTCGATCTGGTCACGCAAAAGCACGTTAAGTTGTTTAATCCGCGCACTCAACAATGGTCACAAAATTTTGCTTGGAGTGAAGATGCTACAGAAATTATTGGACTTACAGATTGCGGTGGCGCAACAGTCACAGCAATACAACTAAACAATAATATTGCTGTTAGTGTCAGGCGTCAGTGGGTTAGTGCTGGATGGCATCCGCCCACAGACATTTCTCCTTAA
- a CDS encoding phosphoketolase family protein, producing MMLGTTEIPQLKPLSDSELHKMNAYWRAANYLSVGQIYLFDNPLLKEPLKLEHVKPRLLGHWGTTPGLNFIYVHLNRIIKAQDLNAIYIAGPGHGGPGLVANTYLEGTYTEYYSNISQDEEGIKRLFKQFSFPGGIPSHVAPETPGSIHEGGELGYALVHAYGAAFDNPDLIVAAVVGDGEAETGPLAASWHSNKFLNPVRDGAVLPILHLNGYKIANPTLLARIPQEELESLMVGYGYKPYWVEGSDPETMHQLMAATMDTAIGEIKAIQEKARTEGYSGRPQWPMIVMKTPKGWTGPKDVDGKKTEDYWRSHQVPLSEMASKPGHVQLLEDWMKSYKPEELFDEKGKLIPELAELAPKGSRRMGANPHANGGLLLRDLKMPEFEEYAVDVQKPGTVMAEATRVCGRFLREVMTLNQENANFRIVGPDETASNRLDPVFEVTNRVWAGEILPEDDHISPDGRVMEVLSEHLCQGWLEGYLLTGRHGFFSCYEAFIHIIDSMFNQHAKWLKTTNDIPWRRQIASLNYLLTSHVWRQDHNGFSHQDPGFIDHVINKKAEVVRIYLPPDANTLLSVTDHCLRSRHYVNVIIAGKQPALQYLDMDAAIKHCTAGIGIWEWASNDKGGEPDVVMACAGDVPTLETLAAVDILRRDYPDLKVRVVNVVDLMTLQPASEHPHGLSDKDFDALFTIDKPVIFAFHGYPWLIHRLAYRRTNHSNIHVRGYKEEGTTTTPFDMVVMNDLDRFHLVADVLDRVPKLGSVAAYGKQAIRDKLIEHTQYITKHGDDMPEIRDWKWPHAGPVSPEAPQETKDPAGTPDQTVRSGAPG from the coding sequence ATGATGCTAGGAACAACCGAGATTCCGCAATTAAAGCCGCTTTCCGACTCAGAACTACATAAAATGAACGCCTACTGGCGGGCGGCAAACTACCTATCCGTCGGACAAATCTATCTCTTCGACAATCCGCTACTCAAAGAACCACTCAAACTCGAACACGTCAAACCCAGACTCCTAGGACATTGGGGCACCACTCCAGGCCTCAACTTCATCTACGTTCACCTCAACCGCATCATCAAAGCCCAAGACTTAAACGCTATCTACATCGCAGGCCCCGGACACGGCGGGCCGGGCTTGGTCGCCAACACCTATCTCGAAGGCACTTATACCGAATATTACTCGAACATTTCCCAAGATGAAGAGGGTATCAAACGGCTGTTCAAACAGTTCTCCTTTCCCGGCGGTATCCCCAGCCACGTCGCCCCGGAAACCCCCGGTTCGATTCACGAAGGCGGCGAACTCGGCTACGCCCTCGTCCACGCTTACGGGGCGGCCTTCGACAATCCCGATTTGATTGTGGCGGCCGTTGTCGGCGACGGGGAAGCGGAAACCGGCCCGCTGGCTGCTAGCTGGCACTCTAACAAGTTTCTCAACCCGGTTCGCGACGGGGCCGTGTTGCCGATTTTGCACTTGAACGGCTACAAAATTGCCAATCCGACGCTGTTGGCCCGCATTCCGCAAGAGGAATTGGAAAGTTTGATGGTCGGTTACGGCTACAAACCTTATTGGGTGGAAGGTTCAGACCCGGAAACCATGCACCAGTTGATGGCTGCAACGATGGATACGGCGATCGGCGAAATTAAGGCGATTCAGGAAAAAGCCCGGACGGAGGGCTATTCCGGCCGTCCCCAGTGGCCGATGATTGTGATGAAAACTCCCAAAGGCTGGACGGGGCCCAAGGATGTTGACGGTAAGAAAACTGAGGATTATTGGCGATCGCACCAAGTCCCACTTTCGGAAATGGCTTCTAAGCCGGGACACGTCCAACTTCTGGAAGATTGGATGAAAAGCTATAAGCCGGAAGAACTCTTCGACGAAAAGGGCAAGTTAATTCCCGAATTGGCAGAATTAGCGCCCAAGGGATCTCGACGCATGGGCGCAAATCCCCACGCTAACGGCGGCCTGCTGCTGCGAGACTTGAAAATGCCGGAATTTGAAGAGTACGCCGTTGATGTGCAAAAACCGGGCACTGTCATGGCAGAAGCAACCCGCGTTTGCGGCCGCTTCCTGCGAGAGGTGATGACACTGAATCAGGAAAACGCCAATTTCCGCATTGTCGGGCCTGACGAGACGGCCTCAAACCGCCTCGATCCGGTGTTTGAAGTGACGAACCGGGTGTGGGCGGGGGAAATTTTGCCCGAAGACGACCACATCTCCCCCGACGGCCGGGTGATGGAAGTCCTCAGCGAACATCTCTGTCAGGGATGGCTGGAAGGCTATTTGCTGACGGGACGCCACGGCTTTTTCTCTTGTTACGAGGCGTTTATTCACATCATCGATTCGATGTTCAACCAACACGCCAAGTGGTTGAAAACTACTAACGACATTCCTTGGCGCCGACAGATCGCCTCTCTCAACTACTTGCTAACTTCTCACGTTTGGCGGCAAGACCACAACGGTTTTTCTCACCAAGATCCGGGTTTTATCGACCACGTAATTAACAAGAAAGCGGAAGTGGTGCGGATTTATTTGCCGCCGGATGCGAACACTTTGCTGTCTGTAACGGATCACTGTCTCCGCAGCCGCCACTATGTCAACGTGATTATTGCAGGGAAGCAGCCGGCATTGCAGTATTTGGATATGGATGCTGCGATTAAACACTGTACGGCCGGCATCGGCATTTGGGAGTGGGCTAGCAATGATAAAGGCGGCGAACCGGATGTGGTGATGGCTTGCGCGGGTGATGTTCCGACGCTGGAAACTTTGGCTGCTGTTGACATTCTCCGCCGAGATTATCCGGATTTAAAAGTGCGGGTGGTTAATGTGGTGGATTTGATGACGTTGCAACCTGCTAGCGAACATCCTCACGGTTTGTCTGACAAGGATTTTGATGCTTTGTTCACGATAGATAAGCCGGTGATTTTTGCTTTTCACGGCTATCCTTGGCTGATTCACCGATTGGCTTACCGCCGCACGAATCACTCGAATATTCACGTTCGGGGTTACAAGGAAGAGGGAACGACTACGACGCCGTTTGATATGGTGGTGATGAATGACCTCGATCGATTCCATTTAGTTGCAGATGTACTCGATCGCGTTCCGAAACTGGGTTCTGTAGCAGCTTACGGCAAACAAGCTATCCGTGACAAGCTGATCGAGCACACGCAGTATATCACGAAGCACGGCGATGATATGCCGGAAATCCGCGACTGGAAGTGGCCGCACGCGGGCCCGGTTTCGCCGGAAGCGCCGCAGGAAACGAAAGATCCGGCGGGGACACCAGATCAAACCGTGCGATCGGGTGCGCCTGGATAG
- a CDS encoding histidine phosphatase family protein produces the protein MSLRIYFVRHGETTYSQTGGFCGAIDPELTPAGSQMAEQFAATYAKVPWEAVYVSPMKRTIATAKPLCDAVGIEMQLHDGLREINYGDWEGKTVEEVKKDYEEDYINWLTEPAWNAPTNGGETSVEIASRSSLVIAEIQEKYKSGNVLVVSHKATIRILLCSLLGIDLGRYRYRIGALAASVSIVKFDVRGPLLEVLGDRSYMDENLRNLPGT, from the coding sequence ATGAGCTTAAGAATCTACTTTGTACGACACGGTGAAACGACTTACAGCCAAACAGGCGGTTTCTGTGGGGCTATCGACCCAGAATTAACGCCCGCAGGTTCTCAAATGGCAGAACAGTTTGCCGCCACTTACGCAAAAGTGCCCTGGGAGGCTGTTTATGTCAGTCCGATGAAACGCACAATTGCTACTGCAAAACCTTTGTGCGATGCTGTGGGAATTGAAATGCAGCTTCACGACGGACTGAGAGAAATTAATTACGGTGATTGGGAAGGCAAAACAGTAGAAGAGGTCAAAAAAGACTACGAAGAAGATTATATTAACTGGCTGACTGAACCTGCTTGGAATGCACCGACGAATGGCGGCGAGACTTCCGTGGAAATTGCTAGCCGATCGTCCTTAGTTATCGCAGAAATTCAGGAAAAGTACAAGAGTGGTAATGTTTTGGTTGTCTCGCACAAGGCGACTATTAGAATTCTTCTGTGCAGTTTGTTGGGGATTGATTTGGGACGTTATCGCTATCGCATTGGCGCTTTAGCAGCTTCTGTCAGTATTGTCAAATTTGATGTGCGCGGGCCGCTGCTGGAGGTTTTGGGCGATCGATCGTACATGGATGAAAACCTCCGCAATTTGCCCGGTACTTGA
- a CDS encoding acetate kinase, with amino-acid sequence MKILVLNAGSSSQKSCLYELNDVLPDRPPQPLWEAQIDWNHREGVAELKVETASGTEQEEEFPSDSGEAAISRMLETLWQGKTQVINSLKEIDIVGHRVVHGGQDYQQSTLISPDVKEAIARLSVFAPVHNPVNLEGIETLEKILGNVPQVAVFDTAFHAQLPPAAFVYPGPYEWLENGIRRYGFHGISHQYCARRAAQILNPDLTDLRLISCHLGNGCSLAAIRGGVSVDTTMGFTPLDGLMMGSRSGAIDPGIIIHLLRREDLTSEKLDNILNRNSGLKGISGVSSDMRQIGEAITQGNERAQLALDIYIHRLRAGIAAMLASLGGLDALIFTAGVGENSAVVRAAACEAFGFMGLKLDGEKNQQSSVDEDIAAVDSAARVLVIHTQEDWEIARECWKLYH; translated from the coding sequence ATGAAAATATTGGTGTTAAATGCGGGCTCTAGCAGTCAAAAAAGCTGTCTTTACGAGTTAAACGATGTCCTGCCCGATCGCCCGCCGCAACCCCTCTGGGAAGCGCAAATTGACTGGAATCACCGCGAAGGTGTGGCTGAGTTGAAAGTCGAAACTGCCTCGGGAACTGAACAGGAGGAAGAATTCCCCTCAGACTCTGGCGAAGCCGCCATTTCTCGAATGCTGGAGACTCTGTGGCAGGGTAAAACTCAAGTTATTAATAGTTTAAAGGAGATTGATATTGTCGGCCACCGCGTCGTACATGGCGGACAAGACTATCAGCAAAGTACGTTAATTTCGCCGGATGTTAAAGAGGCGATCGCGCGTTTATCGGTTTTCGCCCCCGTACACAATCCCGTCAACCTCGAAGGCATCGAAACCCTTGAAAAAATCCTGGGAAATGTGCCGCAAGTAGCAGTATTTGATACAGCTTTTCACGCACAATTGCCACCCGCCGCCTTTGTTTATCCCGGCCCCTACGAATGGCTCGAAAACGGGATTCGCCGCTACGGTTTTCACGGCATTAGCCATCAATATTGCGCGCGCAGGGCGGCTCAAATTCTCAACCCTGATTTGACCGATTTGCGGCTGATTAGCTGTCATTTGGGCAACGGATGTTCTCTGGCGGCGATTCGCGGGGGCGTGAGTGTTGACACGACGATGGGTTTTACGCCTTTGGATGGTTTGATGATGGGAAGTCGATCGGGTGCGATCGATCCGGGGATTATAATTCATTTGTTAAGACGAGAAGATTTAACTTCTGAAAAATTAGATAATATTCTCAATCGTAATTCTGGTTTAAAAGGAATTTCTGGGGTATCTAGCGATATGCGGCAGATTGGAGAAGCCATTACCCAAGGTAATGAGAGAGCTCAACTTGCTTTGGATATTTACATCCACCGTTTGCGCGCCGGAATTGCGGCGATGCTGGCGAGTTTGGGTGGGTTGGATGCTTTGATTTTTACGGCGGGAGTTGGGGAAAATTCTGCTGTTGTGCGGGCTGCTGCTTGCGAAGCTTTTGGATTTATGGGTTTGAAATTGGATGGGGAGAAGAATCAACAGTCGTCGGTGGATGAAGATATTGCGGCAGTGGATTCAGCGGCGAGAGTTTTAGTCATTCACACGCAGGAGGATTGGGAAATTGCGCGAGAATGCTGGAAACTTTATCACTAA
- a CDS encoding HAMP domain-containing protein, with protein sequence MNIRHFGKTKAIRLQLILIVPFVLQIFGAVGLVGYLSFKNGQKAVNDLADRLMDRTSISVNQHLEAYLSIPHQVIQINADAIRMGLLDVRDRQTVGKYFGHQMQAYDLTYIGIGLTTGYGAGAGRYDGKTLTIDDWSPKPPNNFQTYATDDRGNRTHIVSVTNWDNFTETWYTEPVRAGKPIWSRIYTWNYPGHPYIVASAGRPIYATNNRLLGMVAADIHLLKLSDFLRNIDVSSSGQVFIIERNGMLIANSAKEQPFTTIKDEIRRLKAIDSRNPIVQGIAKQIEQRFKGFQSISGDTDLRLDFQGELYYVQVTPWRDEYGLDWLVVVSVPESEFMAQIEANTRTTILLCLAALGVACGMGVLTSGWIARPILRLNWASEAITSGNFDQAVEDSRIQELNALANSFNHMARQLRESFTALEKSNAELEDRVEHRTVELKNALSELQRTQSQIIHSEKMSSLGQMVAGVAHEINNPVNFIHGNLVHTQQYTQDLLGFVQLYQQHYPNPADEIQIAAEEIDLKFLQEDLPKMLFSMKMGTDRIRQIVLSLRNFSRMDEADFKPVDIHEGINSTLLILQHRLKDRPERPSIKVIQDYGSLPLVECYAGQLNQVFMNILTNAIDALLVARDHPENSHQQLAITISTEVTDRNSVIIRIADSGPGMSNEVLQKIFDPFFTTKPVGSGTGLGLSISHSIVVSSHGGKLTCVSAPGEGSEFIIEIPIAPRQVL encoded by the coding sequence ATGAACATACGTCACTTCGGCAAAACTAAGGCGATCCGATTGCAGCTCATACTGATCGTGCCATTTGTTTTGCAAATCTTTGGAGCGGTCGGTCTGGTGGGATATTTGTCGTTCAAAAATGGACAGAAAGCAGTAAACGACCTGGCGGATCGGTTGATGGATCGAACCAGCATTTCGGTGAATCAACATCTGGAGGCTTATTTATCTATTCCGCATCAAGTGATTCAGATTAACGCCGATGCGATTCGGATGGGATTGCTGGATGTGCGCGATCGCCAAACCGTCGGTAAGTATTTTGGGCATCAAATGCAGGCTTATGACCTGACTTACATCGGCATCGGACTAACGACTGGTTATGGGGCCGGAGCCGGACGCTACGACGGCAAAACGCTCACGATCGATGATTGGAGTCCCAAACCTCCAAACAATTTCCAAACCTACGCCACCGATGACCGGGGTAATCGTACCCATATTGTTAGTGTCACTAATTGGGATAACTTTACTGAAACTTGGTACACCGAACCCGTGAGAGCAGGTAAACCTATTTGGTCGCGGATCTATACCTGGAATTATCCCGGTCATCCTTATATTGTTGCCTCGGCGGGTCGCCCGATTTATGCCACAAATAATCGCTTGCTAGGAATGGTCGCAGCCGATATCCATCTGTTGAAACTGAGCGATTTCTTACGGAATATAGATGTCAGTAGCTCAGGGCAGGTTTTCATCATCGAGCGCAATGGAATGTTGATTGCTAATTCTGCGAAAGAACAGCCCTTTACTACCATCAAAGACGAGATTCGGCGTTTGAAGGCGATCGACAGTCGCAATCCCATAGTGCAGGGAATTGCCAAACAAATCGAGCAACGCTTCAAAGGGTTTCAATCCATTTCTGGAGACACGGATCTCCGACTTGATTTTCAGGGAGAACTCTACTATGTGCAAGTCACTCCTTGGCGCGACGAATATGGATTGGATTGGTTAGTGGTGGTGAGTGTGCCAGAAAGCGAATTCATGGCCCAGATTGAGGCCAACACCCGCACCACAATCTTGCTCTGCTTAGCAGCATTGGGGGTAGCTTGTGGGATGGGCGTTCTCACCTCCGGCTGGATTGCGCGTCCGATTCTGCGACTGAATTGGGCGAGTGAGGCAATAACATCTGGCAACTTCGACCAAGCTGTAGAAGACAGCCGTATTCAAGAACTCAACGCCCTTGCCAACTCCTTTAACCACATGGCAAGACAACTGCGCGAATCGTTTACCGCCTTAGAAAAAAGTAATGCAGAATTAGAAGACCGGGTGGAACACCGCACCGTTGAACTCAAAAACGCCCTAAGTGAATTGCAACGCACCCAATCACAGATAATTCATAGCGAAAAAATGTCTAGTTTGGGGCAAATGGTTGCTGGAGTCGCCCACGAAATTAACAACCCGGTCAACTTCATTCACGGCAACCTCGTCCATACACAGCAATACACCCAAGATTTGTTAGGGTTCGTGCAGCTTTATCAACAGCACTATCCTAACCCTGCTGACGAAATTCAAATCGCAGCCGAAGAAATCGACCTGAAGTTCTTGCAAGAAGACCTGCCAAAAATGCTGTTTTCGATGAAAATGGGTACCGATCGCATCCGCCAAATTGTCCTATCGCTACGAAACTTTTCGCGGATGGACGAAGCAGACTTTAAACCAGTGGATATCCATGAGGGTATTAACAGCACCCTACTGATTTTGCAACACCGCCTCAAAGATAGACCGGAACGACCGTCTATTAAGGTGATTCAAGACTACGGTTCTCTACCCCTGGTGGAATGCTACGCCGGACAACTCAATCAGGTGTTTATGAATATTCTCACCAATGCGATCGATGCTCTCCTCGTAGCAAGAGATCACCCAGAAAACTCTCATCAACAGCTTGCTATTACTATTTCTACAGAGGTGACAGACAGGAATTCTGTCATAATTAGAATTGCCGACAGCGGGCCGGGGATGAGCAATGAGGTGCTGCAAAAGATATTCGATCCATTTTTTACAACTAAACCCGTGGGTTCGGGAACAGGTTTGGGATTGTCTATTTCTCACTCGATTGTTGTCAGTTCTCACGGCGGAAAATTGACTTGCGTTTCTGCACCAGGAGAGGGGAGCGAGTTTATTATTGAAATTCCGATCGCCCCCAGGCAAGTTTTGTAA